In Meleagris gallopavo isolate NT-WF06-2002-E0010 breed Aviagen turkey brand Nicholas breeding stock chromosome 5, Turkey_5.1, whole genome shotgun sequence, a single window of DNA contains:
- the LOC104911019 gene encoding Hermansky-Pudlak syndrome 5 protein-like, with protein sequence MASVPAAPTALPAAVPESYSHVLAELECLDPLLSALRLDSARLKCTCITVSRKWLALGTSGGGLNLIQKDGWKQRLFLTHKEGAISRVACCLHDEDYVAVATSQGLVVVWELNQERRGKPERIYVSSEHKGRKVTALCWDTAALRVFIGDHVGKVSAIKINTSKQGKAAATFVMFPVQIITTVDSRVVQLDYLDGRLLISSLTRTYLCDTEREKFWKIGNKERDGEFGACFFPAGKNSGNQQPLIYCARPGSRMWEVNFDGEVQSTHQFKQLLSSPPLPVVTLRTDPHYTSSICSAQSLSFSKLLYLTEHYVLTWTERGIYIFIPQSVQVLLWSEVKGKL encoded by the exons ATGGCCTCGGTGCCGGCCGCACCCACGGCACTGCCCGCAGCCGTGCCGGAGTCCTATAGCCACGTGCTGGCGGAGCTGGAGTGCTTAGACCCCCTGCTGTCTGCGCTGCGGCTGGACTCCGCTCGGCTGAAG TGCACGTGCATCACTGTGTCAAGGAAGTGGTTGGCTCTCGGCACCTCAGGAGGAGGGCTGAACCTTATCCAGAAGGATGGTTGGAAGCAGAGACTCTTCCTTACCCATAAG GAGGGTGCCATTTCCCGAGTTGCATGTTGTCTACACGATGAAGACTATGTTGCTGTTGCCACCAG CCAGGGTCTTGTGGTAGTGTGGGAGCTGAATCAGGAACGTCGTGGGAAGCCAGAACGGATTTACGTTTCCTCTGAACATAAGGGCAGAAAAGTTACAGCTCTGTGTTGGGATACAGCTGCCCTCCGTGTTTTCATAGGAGATCATGTAGGGAAAGTATCAGCCATCAAAATTAACACATCCAAACAAGGGAAG GCTGCTGCTACTTTTGTGATGTTTCCTGTTCAGATTATAACCACTGTAGATTCTCGGGTTGTTCAGCTGGATTATTTGGATGGAAGATTGCTCATATCTTCACTTACACGCACTTATTTATGTGATACTGAGAG AGAGAAGTTTTGGAAAATTGGTAACaaagagagagatggagaaTTTGGAGCGTGTTTCTTCCCTGCTGGAAAAAACAGTGGGAATCAGCAGCCATTAATATACTGTGCCCGGCCTGGCTCGAGGATGTGGGAGGTGAACTTTGATGGGGAAGTGCAGAGCACGCATCAGTTCAAGCAGCTGCTCTCATCTCCTCCTCTCCCCGTTGTTACTCTCAG GACAGATCCTCATTATACTAGTTCCATCTGCTCTGCACAATCTTTGTCTTTCTCCAAGCTGCTATATTTGAC TGAGCATTATGTGTTGACCTGGACAGAAAGAggcatttatatttttattcccCAAAGTGTTCAAGTCTTGCTGTGGAGTGAAGTAAAAGGTAAACTTTAA